One Nocardia sp. BMG111209 DNA segment encodes these proteins:
- a CDS encoding glucosyl-3-phosphoglycerate synthase, which produces MTINSHSTAPDDQRHADTVGWSRSHTWDQPGWTVDELVAAKHGRTVSVVLPALNEEKTVADVVASIRPLVGTLVDELVVVDSGSTDATVARARAAGARVFTREEAVPELDPLPGKGEVLWRSLAVTGGDLVAFVDSDLIDPDPMFVPKLLGPLLTVDGTHLVKAYYRRPLRHGEIVDHHGGGRVTELVARPLLAALRPGLSHVLQPLGGEYAGTRDLLTSVPFAPGYGVEIGLLLDTYDLLGLSAIGQVNLGVRTHRNRPLSDLGKMSRQIVGTMLARSGIRDSGAALTQFPLVAGEFTPLDTEVSLADRPPMNTIRPDRVAA; this is translated from the coding sequence ATGACGATCAACTCTCATTCGACCGCCCCCGACGACCAGCGTCACGCCGATACGGTCGGCTGGTCGCGCTCGCATACCTGGGATCAGCCCGGCTGGACCGTCGACGAGCTGGTCGCGGCCAAGCACGGCCGGACGGTCTCCGTGGTACTGCCCGCCCTGAACGAGGAGAAGACCGTCGCCGACGTGGTGGCCAGTATCCGGCCGCTGGTCGGGACGCTGGTCGACGAACTGGTGGTGGTCGACTCCGGTTCCACCGACGCCACCGTCGCGCGCGCCCGTGCCGCCGGCGCCCGGGTGTTCACCCGCGAGGAGGCGGTGCCCGAACTGGACCCGTTGCCCGGCAAGGGTGAGGTGCTCTGGCGCTCGCTGGCCGTCACCGGCGGCGATCTGGTGGCCTTCGTCGACTCCGATCTGATCGACCCGGACCCGATGTTCGTGCCGAAGCTGCTCGGCCCGCTGCTCACGGTCGACGGCACCCATCTGGTCAAGGCGTACTACCGGCGCCCGCTGCGGCACGGCGAGATCGTCGATCACCACGGCGGCGGCCGGGTCACCGAACTGGTCGCGCGGCCGCTGCTCGCGGCGCTGCGGCCCGGACTGTCGCACGTCCTGCAGCCGCTCGGCGGCGAATACGCGGGCACCCGGGATCTGCTCACCTCGGTCCCGTTCGCACCGGGTTACGGCGTAGAGATCGGCCTCCTGCTGGACACCTACGACCTGCTGGGCCTGTCGGCGATCGGCCAGGTGAACCTCGGCGTCCGTACCCACCGCAACCGCCCGCTCTCGGATCTGGGCAAGATGAGCCGGCAGATCGTCGGAACCATGCTGGCCCGCAGCGGAATTCGCGACTCTGGTGCCGCCCTCACCCAATTCCCCCTGGTGGCAGGCGAATTCACACCGCTGGACACGGAAGTGTCACTGGCGGACCGCCCCCCGATGAACACCATCCGCCCCGACCGCGTAGCCGCATAG
- a CDS encoding trypsin-like peptidase domain-containing protein, producing MTTESTNTGSEPAGSNSADSTAGVPDAHPGTGAQAADRRPDAASRAETDLTRPGGATANGDGGTLRPSDAPILGPRPVYRPEVDQHTSRTFGRPEGLGGSFAPIAAGESAPRSATEVEVNRPPDGVLAEAFGRPAGSGELLQRDPDAETTPAAPAAPADPWRDPAAAAALGAPALHTPRPQALPPGVRLSAREVLFGGKVAPRALAALAVVAVIVGVAGGLIGRLTAETASTLTSRKVTLQQDASTERPHGQVAKVADAVLPSVVSIRETVGDNGALGSGVVIDGGGYIVTNNHVISMAATDKSGRAKIQVTFSDGTRVPAKLVGRDPKTDLAVLKVDVKNLTVARLGRSGDVQVGDDVLAVGSPLGLTKTVTSGIVSALHRPIKESPEAGDDTAGAFDAVQTDAAINHGNSGGALVDNQGRLIGINTAIRSESGGSVGLGFAIPVDLVQQVAQTLIRDGVVYHPWLGVSAKTQQVENDVMSGAAVQDVVANSPAAKAGIAENDIIVRVGDRDVADPAELSVAVQTHNIGETVTFQLIRDGRRVDVPVTLESDKNAPQQPQ from the coding sequence GTGACGACCGAATCGACCAACACCGGAAGCGAACCGGCGGGATCGAATTCCGCCGACAGCACCGCGGGCGTACCGGATGCGCACCCCGGGACCGGGGCGCAGGCGGCGGACCGGCGGCCCGATGCGGCGTCCCGCGCCGAGACGGACCTGACCCGCCCCGGCGGCGCCACGGCCAACGGCGACGGCGGCACCCTGCGCCCGTCGGACGCACCGATTCTGGGCCCGCGGCCGGTGTACCGGCCCGAGGTCGATCAGCACACCTCCCGCACCTTCGGCCGCCCGGAGGGGCTCGGCGGCTCCTTCGCGCCGATCGCGGCCGGCGAATCCGCGCCGCGCTCCGCCACCGAGGTCGAGGTGAACCGCCCGCCCGACGGCGTGCTGGCCGAGGCCTTCGGCCGCCCGGCGGGCTCCGGCGAACTACTACAACGCGATCCCGACGCCGAGACCACACCGGCCGCACCCGCCGCACCCGCGGATCCGTGGCGCGATCCGGCGGCGGCGGCCGCGCTCGGCGCACCGGCCCTGCACACCCCGCGCCCGCAGGCCCTGCCACCCGGCGTCCGGCTCAGCGCCCGCGAGGTCCTCTTCGGCGGCAAGGTCGCGCCGCGCGCGCTGGCGGCGCTGGCCGTCGTCGCGGTGATCGTCGGCGTGGCCGGCGGCCTGATCGGCCGGCTCACCGCCGAGACCGCCTCCACCCTCACCTCACGCAAGGTCACCCTGCAGCAGGACGCGTCCACCGAGCGCCCGCACGGCCAGGTGGCCAAGGTCGCCGATGCGGTCCTGCCCTCGGTGGTCTCGATCCGCGAGACCGTCGGCGACAACGGCGCCCTCGGATCCGGCGTGGTCATCGACGGCGGCGGCTACATCGTCACCAACAACCACGTCATCTCGATGGCCGCGACCGACAAGTCCGGCCGGGCGAAGATCCAGGTCACCTTCTCCGACGGCACCCGGGTGCCGGCCAAGCTGGTCGGCCGCGATCCGAAGACCGATCTGGCGGTGCTCAAGGTCGACGTGAAGAATCTCACGGTCGCCCGCCTCGGCCGCTCCGGCGATGTGCAGGTCGGCGACGACGTACTCGCCGTCGGCTCGCCGCTGGGCCTGACCAAGACGGTCACCTCCGGCATCGTCAGCGCCCTGCACCGGCCCATCAAGGAGAGCCCGGAGGCCGGCGACGACACCGCCGGCGCCTTCGACGCGGTGCAGACCGACGCCGCGATCAACCACGGCAACTCCGGCGGTGCGCTGGTCGACAACCAGGGCCGGCTCATCGGCATCAACACCGCCATCCGCAGCGAGAGCGGCGGATCGGTCGGCCTGGGCTTCGCGATCCCGGTCGATCTGGTGCAGCAGGTCGCGCAGACGCTGATCCGCGACGGTGTGGTCTACCACCCGTGGCTGGGCGTGTCGGCCAAGACCCAGCAGGTCGAGAACGACGTGATGAGCGGCGCGGCGGTACAGGACGTGGTGGCGAACAGCCCGGCGGCCAAGGCCGGCATCGCCGAGAACGACATCATCGTCCGGGTCGGCGATCGCGACGTCGCGGATCCGGCCGAACTGAGCGTCGCGGTGCAGACCCACAACATCGGCGAGACGGTCACCTTCCAGTTGATCCGGGACGGCCGCCGCGTCGACGTTCCGGTCACGCTGGAATCCGACAAGAACGCTCCCCAGCAACCCCAGTAG
- a CDS encoding DivIVA domain-containing protein, translated as MLTLLLYVLIVGLVAALLFLVASVLFGRGEELGPLPEGTTATVLPAASISGADVRALRFQQVLRGYKAGEVDWALARLAARIDELEMQLAHARGEQLRSVFGIDPDSEPADPTADPESAAAESQPGSRS; from the coding sequence ATGCTCACGCTGCTGTTGTACGTGCTGATCGTCGGTCTGGTGGCCGCACTGCTGTTCCTGGTGGCGAGTGTGCTCTTCGGCCGGGGGGAGGAGCTGGGCCCGCTGCCGGAGGGCACCACCGCGACGGTGCTGCCCGCGGCGAGTATCAGCGGGGCCGATGTGCGGGCACTGCGCTTCCAGCAGGTCCTACGGGGATACAAGGCCGGTGAGGTCGACTGGGCGCTGGCCCGTCTCGCCGCCCGCATCGACGAGCTGGAGATGCAGCTCGCCCACGCCCGCGGTGAGCAACTGCGCTCCGTCTTCGGTATCGATCCCGATTCCGAGCCGGCCGACCCGACGGCCGACCCGGAATCGGCGGCCGCCGAATCACAGCCGGGGAGCCGGTCGTGA
- a CDS encoding zf-HC2 domain-containing protein, translating into MSGEEAASAGRESGRAPARPPRFAATEHLATEAIAAYVDGELRMNPYLRAAQHLAKCPECAAEVEAQQQARIALRQAAQRQISAPLGLHDTLSRIPLAHLTGPENLPGPETLSAPGLEGMSRGASFLGLRADSFRFAAPANREISSDSRRWTGWWRK; encoded by the coding sequence ATGAGTGGCGAGGAGGCTGCTTCGGCAGGTCGCGAGTCCGGTCGGGCCCCCGCGCGCCCGCCTCGATTCGCCGCCACCGAACATCTGGCCACCGAGGCCATCGCCGCCTATGTCGACGGCGAATTGCGGATGAATCCCTACCTGCGCGCCGCACAGCATCTGGCCAAGTGCCCGGAGTGCGCCGCCGAGGTGGAGGCCCAGCAGCAGGCGCGGATCGCGCTGCGACAGGCCGCGCAACGGCAGATCTCCGCACCCCTGGGCCTGCACGACACGCTCAGCCGAATTCCCTTGGCCCACCTCACCGGTCCCGAGAATCTGCCCGGTCCCGAAACGCTGTCCGCCCCCGGTCTGGAGGGCATGTCCCGCGGCGCGAGTTTCCTCGGCCTGCGGGCGGATTCGTTCCGGTTCGCCGCACCGGCGAACCGCGAAATCAGTTCGGACAGCAGGCGGTGGACCGGGTGGTGGCGCAAGTAG
- the sigE gene encoding RNA polymerase sigma factor SigE codes for MSGCTTHSRPSRERRPWSRVGGATIHKVDAARKYATLPESTLPTGTDSVEYQLPGAYALPGAAEPSEVVEPQVVAAAEAIAETEALSEAEELDDALSGTAAFDATGDRTMMPSWDDLVREHADRVYRLAYRLTGDPQDAEDLTQETFIRVFRSLQSYQAGTFEGWLHRITTNLFLDMVRRRNRIRMEALPDDYDRVPAEGPGPEQVYHDARLDPDLQSALDSLAPEFRAAVVLCDIEGLSYEEIGATLGVKLGTVRSRIHRGRQALREYLAHNGSQQWFAADEKVG; via the coding sequence GTGTCCGGTTGTACCACACATTCGCGGCCCAGCCGCGAGCGCCGACCCTGGTCCCGAGTAGGAGGTGCCACCATCCACAAGGTCGATGCGGCGCGCAAGTACGCCACCCTCCCCGAGTCGACGCTGCCCACGGGCACCGACTCGGTCGAATACCAGCTTCCCGGCGCCTACGCGCTGCCCGGCGCCGCCGAGCCGTCCGAGGTGGTGGAGCCGCAGGTCGTCGCGGCGGCCGAGGCCATCGCCGAGACCGAGGCCCTGTCCGAGGCCGAGGAGCTCGACGATGCCCTGTCCGGCACCGCGGCCTTCGACGCCACCGGCGACCGGACCATGATGCCGTCCTGGGACGATCTGGTCCGCGAGCACGCCGATCGGGTGTACCGGCTCGCCTACCGCCTCACCGGCGATCCGCAGGACGCCGAGGATCTGACCCAGGAGACGTTCATCCGCGTCTTCCGGTCGCTGCAGAGCTATCAGGCCGGCACCTTCGAGGGCTGGCTGCACCGCATCACGACCAATCTGTTCCTGGACATGGTCCGCCGGCGCAACCGCATCCGGATGGAGGCGCTGCCCGACGACTACGACCGGGTGCCCGCCGAGGGCCCCGGGCCGGAGCAGGTCTACCACGACGCCCGCCTGGACCCGGACCTGCAGTCCGCCCTGGACTCGCTGGCCCCGGAGTTCCGCGCCGCCGTGGTGCTCTGCGATATCGAGGGCCTGTCCTACGAGGAGATCGGCGCCACCCTGGGCGTCAAGCTGGGAACCGTGCGCAGCCGGATCCACCGCGGCCGTCAGGCACTGCGGGAGTACCTTGCGCATAATGGATCTCAGCAGTGGTTTGCCGCTGACGAGAAAGTCGGGTGA
- the tatB gene encoding Sec-independent protein translocase protein TatB, with product MFNIGWPEMVILVVAALMILGPERLPGAIRWTAQSLRQVRDYASGATSQLRTELGPEFDELRKPLEELNELRKPLEGLRGMTPRSMVTKHLLDGDDSLFSGNFGTANGPVTPTGGGTAMPLPAPGQSLPETPKPLAHNETPPIDFDAT from the coding sequence ATGTTCAATATCGGCTGGCCCGAGATGGTGATCCTGGTGGTCGCCGCTTTGATGATCCTGGGCCCGGAGCGGCTTCCGGGTGCCATCCGCTGGACCGCGCAGAGCCTGCGGCAGGTGCGCGATTACGCCAGCGGCGCGACCAGCCAGCTCCGCACCGAACTCGGCCCCGAATTCGACGAGCTGCGCAAGCCGCTCGAGGAGCTCAACGAACTACGCAAACCGCTGGAGGGACTGCGCGGGATGACCCCGCGCTCGATGGTCACCAAACACCTGCTCGACGGTGACGACTCGCTGTTCAGCGGCAATTTCGGCACGGCCAACGGCCCGGTCACCCCGACCGGCGGCGGCACCGCCATGCCACTGCCGGCCCCCGGGCAGAGCTTGCCGGAGACCCCGAAACCACTGGCCCACAACGAGACCCCGCCGATCGATTTCGACGCGACCTGA
- a CDS encoding XRE family transcriptional regulator — protein MVLGRPWTGFEAVALQEAMRKSVRDFAAHLGVEMTTVANWRAGLAAVTPRPLTQELLDTLLVQVGAEVRERFEQILAEGESALRSRRLPVRRGAAAGDTRTAADPADRTAPRAETPQTAAADGSATGTDELIAVELARRTVASDVGSGTVERLEWAVDDLSSAYATTSPALLLQRLREYLRYTTMLMDSRKTLDEHRRLVVAGGWLALLAATCHVDLGQQSTASVYLSTADELGDQGGQPEIRAWCLETQAWEVLVQGDFSRAVELSRQAQACAPRGSSVYIQATAQEGRALSRLQDRTGTYDALRRLSRLVSALPQPDRPEHHFRYDPAKFDSYVATTLAWLGDSAAEFHARQTLDRLQATPASKPRRLASAQLDLGLALVKVGKPEEAVELAMTAVNSGRLVPSNFWRVDEVLSAAEELGADGVPAVREAFASHYG, from the coding sequence ATGGTGTTGGGTCGGCCGTGGACCGGCTTCGAAGCGGTGGCACTGCAGGAGGCGATGCGGAAATCCGTCCGGGATTTCGCCGCGCATCTGGGTGTCGAGATGACCACGGTGGCCAATTGGCGCGCCGGACTGGCGGCGGTGACCCCGCGCCCGCTCACCCAGGAACTCCTCGACACCCTGCTGGTACAGGTCGGCGCCGAGGTGCGGGAACGGTTCGAACAGATTCTCGCCGAGGGCGAATCCGCATTGCGCTCCCGGCGCCTGCCGGTCCGGCGCGGCGCCGCGGCCGGCGACACCCGGACCGCCGCGGATCCGGCCGACCGGACCGCGCCACGCGCGGAGACACCGCAGACGGCCGCCGCCGACGGCTCGGCAACCGGTACCGACGAACTGATCGCGGTCGAGCTGGCCCGCCGCACCGTCGCCTCCGATGTCGGTTCCGGCACGGTGGAGCGGCTGGAATGGGCGGTCGACGACCTCTCCTCGGCCTACGCCACCACCTCCCCCGCCCTGTTGCTGCAGCGGCTGCGCGAATACCTGCGCTACACGACCATGCTGATGGACTCCCGCAAGACCCTCGACGAACATCGCCGGCTGGTGGTGGCCGGCGGCTGGCTCGCGCTGCTGGCCGCCACCTGCCACGTCGACCTCGGGCAGCAGTCCACCGCCTCGGTATATCTGAGCACCGCCGACGAACTCGGCGATCAGGGCGGGCAACCGGAGATCCGGGCCTGGTGCCTGGAGACCCAGGCCTGGGAGGTCCTGGTCCAGGGCGATTTCAGCCGGGCGGTGGAGTTGTCGCGGCAGGCGCAGGCGTGCGCGCCGCGCGGCAGTTCGGTGTACATCCAGGCCACCGCGCAGGAGGGCCGGGCGCTGTCGCGCCTGCAGGACCGCACGGGCACCTACGACGCCCTGCGCCGGTTGTCGCGGCTGGTGTCCGCACTGCCGCAGCCCGACCGGCCCGAACACCACTTCCGTTACGACCCGGCCAAATTCGACTCGTATGTGGCCACCACCCTGGCCTGGCTCGGTGACAGCGCCGCGGAATTCCATGCCCGCCAGACCCTGGACCGGCTACAGGCCACCCCCGCCTCGAAACCGCGCCGGCTCGCCTCGGCCCAACTGGATCTGGGGCTGGCGCTGGTGAAGGTCGGCAAGCCGGAGGAGGCCGTGGAACTCGCGATGACCGCGGTGAATTCGGGCCGGCTGGTGCCGTCGAACTTCTGGCGGGTGGACGAGGTGCTCTCCGCGGCCGAGGAATTGGGCGCGGACGGCGTCCCGGCGGTGCGCGAGGCGTTCGCCTCCCACTACGGCTGA
- a CDS encoding DNA-3-methyladenine glycosylase I, which translates to MSGEPVPADDRIRCGWSRSSQLYLDYHDTEWGRPLHGDDALFERMCLEAFQSGLSWITILRKRPAFRAAFAGFAIDRVAEFGEADAQRLLTDSGIVRNRAKIAACIANARVAREVDGGLDQLLWSFAPPARPRPRTLTDVPAVTPESTALAKELKKRGFRFVGPTTAYALMQATGMVDDHLVDCWVEAHA; encoded by the coding sequence GTGAGCGGCGAGCCGGTACCGGCCGACGATCGGATCCGGTGCGGCTGGTCTCGGTCGTCCCAGCTGTACCTCGACTATCACGACACGGAATGGGGCCGCCCGCTGCACGGTGACGACGCGTTGTTCGAACGCATGTGCCTGGAAGCCTTCCAGTCGGGGCTGTCCTGGATCACCATCCTGCGGAAACGCCCGGCCTTCCGGGCCGCGTTCGCCGGATTCGCCATCGATCGGGTGGCCGAGTTCGGCGAGGCCGACGCGCAACGGTTGCTGACCGACTCCGGCATCGTGCGCAATCGCGCCAAAATCGCGGCCTGTATCGCCAATGCCCGGGTCGCGCGGGAGGTCGACGGTGGCCTCGATCAGCTGCTCTGGTCCTTCGCCCCGCCGGCGCGCCCGCGTCCGCGCACCCTCACCGACGTGCCCGCCGTCACACCCGAATCCACCGCTCTGGCAAAGGAACTCAAAAAACGCGGATTCCGTTTCGTCGGTCCCACCACGGCCTATGCGCTGATGCAGGCCACCG
- a CDS encoding O-methyltransferase, whose amino-acid sequence MQRNLAYVEASIVEDEILQAARERAIELGAAPVAPSVGALLSIYAQVSGARSVVEVGTGAGISGLWLLDGMREDGTLTTIDSEPEHQRAARDAFRSAEIPPARTRLINGRALDVLPRLADGAYDLVFIDAAPLEHPQYVEQGVRLLRSGGAILLHNALLGGRVPDPAQRDPATLAVRAATRAIAEDSQLTSVLIPVGDGLLCASRN is encoded by the coding sequence CTGCAGCGGAATCTCGCGTACGTGGAGGCCTCCATCGTCGAGGACGAGATCCTGCAGGCGGCCCGGGAGCGTGCGATCGAACTGGGTGCGGCGCCGGTGGCGCCGTCGGTGGGCGCGCTGCTCAGTATCTACGCGCAGGTGTCGGGGGCCCGGTCGGTGGTCGAGGTCGGCACCGGGGCCGGGATCAGCGGGTTGTGGCTGCTCGACGGCATGCGCGAGGACGGCACGCTGACCACGATCGACTCCGAGCCGGAACATCAGCGCGCGGCCCGCGACGCGTTCCGCTCCGCGGAGATCCCGCCGGCCCGCACCCGGCTGATCAACGGCCGGGCCCTGGACGTGCTGCCCCGGCTCGCCGACGGCGCCTACGACCTGGTGTTCATCGATGCCGCGCCGCTCGAGCATCCGCAGTACGTCGAGCAGGGGGTGCGGCTGCTGCGCTCCGGCGGGGCGATCCTGCTGCACAACGCGCTGCTGGGCGGCCGGGTGCCGGATCCGGCCCAGCGCGATCCCGCCACCCTGGCGGTCCGGGCGGCCACCCGCGCCATCGCCGAGGATTCGCAGCTCACCAGCGTGCTCATCCCGGTCGGCGACGGCCTGCTCTGCGCCTCGCGCAACTGA
- a CDS encoding TetR/AcrR family transcriptional regulator, protein MFKGAAVPERSADELNTRARIRDAAITVFGDEGFGVGVRAIATAAGVSPGLVNHHFGSKEGLREACDDHVREVIRKSKLEYMQRPSPNGLLQSLAEIEDFAPYLAYLRRSFATGGALMLDMFEHMTADVEDYLAAGIASGVLKPLRDPKATARFMAYQNGGGFFLFLQVLEARQGGPLDYRSALREYADHMLLPALEIYTNGLLTDSMMLDTVLGEQ, encoded by the coding sequence GTGTTCAAAGGAGCAGCCGTACCGGAAAGATCCGCCGACGAACTGAATACCCGCGCCCGCATCCGGGACGCGGCGATCACGGTCTTCGGCGACGAGGGTTTCGGGGTCGGGGTGCGCGCCATCGCCACCGCGGCCGGAGTGTCGCCGGGGCTGGTCAATCACCACTTCGGCTCCAAGGAGGGCCTGCGCGAGGCGTGCGACGACCACGTCCGCGAGGTCATCCGCAAGTCCAAGCTGGAATATATGCAGCGCCCCTCGCCCAACGGGTTGCTGCAGTCACTGGCCGAGATCGAGGATTTCGCGCCGTACCTCGCCTACCTGCGCCGCAGTTTCGCCACCGGCGGGGCCCTGATGCTCGACATGTTCGAGCACATGACCGCCGACGTCGAGGACTATCTCGCGGCGGGTATCGCCTCCGGGGTCCTCAAACCCCTGCGGGATCCGAAGGCCACGGCGCGCTTCATGGCCTACCAGAACGGCGGTGGGTTCTTCCTGTTCCTCCAGGTGCTGGAGGCCCGGCAGGGCGGCCCGCTGGATTACCGATCGGCCCTGCGCGAGTACGCCGACCACATGTTGCTGCCCGCGCTCGAGATCTACACCAACGGCCTGCTCACCGATTCGATGATGTTGGACACCGTACTCGGTGAGCAGTAA
- a CDS encoding ABC transporter ATP-binding protein, producing MSSAIVVRDLHKHFGPVRALDGLDLEVADGEVHGFLGPNGAGKSTTLRILLGILTRTSGDVRVLGRDPWTDAVALHRDIAYVPGDVTLWPSLSGGETIDLLARMRGGLDAGRRAELIERFEFDPRKKARTYSKGNRQKVALVSAFSSDARLLLLDEPTSGLDPLMEKVFRDCARDAAQRGVTVLLSSHILSEVEALCDRVTIIRAGRTVESGSLAEMRHLSHTSITAELTGDPGDLGRIAGVTDLSVDGATLHCQVDSAHLGELIRVLGDVGVRSLVSQPPTLEELFLRHYSLDGHGDGSQPADAAHAGVASTTGAAK from the coding sequence ATGTCATCGGCAATCGTGGTCCGGGATCTGCACAAGCATTTCGGACCGGTTCGCGCCCTCGACGGGCTCGACCTCGAGGTCGCCGACGGGGAGGTGCACGGTTTCCTCGGTCCCAACGGGGCGGGTAAATCGACCACCCTCCGCATCCTGCTCGGCATCCTCACCAGGACCTCCGGCGATGTGCGGGTCCTCGGCCGCGACCCGTGGACCGACGCCGTCGCCCTGCATCGCGACATCGCCTATGTCCCCGGCGATGTCACGCTCTGGCCGTCGCTGTCCGGCGGCGAGACCATCGACCTGCTGGCCCGGATGCGCGGCGGCCTCGACGCCGGCCGCCGCGCCGAGCTGATCGAGCGCTTCGAATTCGATCCGCGCAAGAAGGCCCGCACCTATTCGAAGGGCAACCGGCAGAAGGTGGCGCTGGTGTCGGCGTTCTCCTCCGATGCCCGGTTGCTGCTGCTCGACGAACCCACCTCGGGCCTGGATCCGTTGATGGAGAAGGTCTTCCGGGACTGCGCGCGGGACGCGGCCCAGCGCGGCGTGACGGTGCTGCTGTCCAGCCACATCCTCTCCGAGGTGGAGGCGCTGTGCGATCGCGTCACCATCATCCGGGCCGGGCGGACCGTGGAGAGCGGCAGCCTCGCGGAGATGCGGCACCTCAGCCACACCTCGATCACCGCCGAATTGACCGGGGACCCGGGCGATCTCGGCCGCATCGCGGGGGTGACCGATCTCAGTGTCGACGGCGCCACCCTGCACTGCCAGGTCGACAGCGCACATCTGGGCGAGTTGATCCGGGTGCTCGGTGACGTCGGTGTCCGCAGTCTGGTCAGCCAGCCGCCGACGCTGGAAGAGCTGTTCCTGCGCCACTATTCGCTCGACGGCCACGGGGACGGATCGCAGCCGGCCGACGCCGCGCACGCGGGCGTCGCGTCCACGACGGGGGCCGCGAAATGA
- a CDS encoding ABC transporter permease: MTTAVARPPRGFAESVRGTGEFAGTRRLLRLYLRRDRIVLPLWVLLLSLPLGNVYIKSIDKVYSGPAELASFAHTVNTSPAQLAMYGPIYAINLGACGVWKAGIFHTLLAVATILTVIRHTRAEEETGREELLASTRVGRLANLTAALIVACTGALLAGLIGAASIAGAGVPGNGALAFGLAEAASGIVFAAVAAVAAQLSAGSRTARGYAFAVLAVAYTLRAVGDARAADGPTSPLVWLSPQGWSLQVRPYAGDHWWVLLLHVALTAALIAVAYTLLRRRDLGAGLIAERLGAPAAGAGLAGPFGLAWRLQRGTLLVWVIALALYGLLIGGVVHGIGGELGNSKAVSDVISRMGGGQALENAFLTIAFTMVGLGAAAYSISAALRLNAEESSDRAESVLTGAVGRMRWAASHLVFAFAGPALALLISGVLAGSLYGAAVGDIGGKLPGVVAAALVQLPAVWLFTGATVLLFGVAPRWAPAAWGVFTAGIALYLLGSISGVPQWLLDLDPYGHLPKLPSESFTATPVVVLILLAAALTAVGLFGFRRRDLS, from the coding sequence ATGACCACCGCCGTCGCCCGCCCGCCTCGCGGGTTCGCCGAATCCGTCCGGGGCACCGGGGAATTCGCCGGGACCCGGCGACTGCTGCGGTTGTATCTGCGCCGCGACCGGATCGTGCTGCCGCTGTGGGTGCTGCTGCTGTCGCTGCCGCTGGGCAACGTCTACATCAAGAGCATCGACAAGGTCTATTCCGGTCCGGCCGAACTGGCCTCGTTCGCGCACACGGTCAACACCAGTCCGGCGCAACTGGCCATGTACGGGCCGATCTACGCGATCAATCTGGGCGCCTGCGGGGTGTGGAAGGCGGGGATCTTCCACACCCTGCTGGCGGTCGCCACCATCCTCACCGTCATCCGGCACACCCGGGCCGAGGAGGAGACCGGCCGGGAGGAACTGCTGGCCTCGACGCGGGTCGGCCGCTTGGCCAACCTCACCGCGGCGCTGATCGTCGCCTGTACCGGCGCGCTGCTGGCCGGGCTGATCGGGGCGGCGAGTATCGCGGGGGCCGGAGTGCCGGGCAACGGCGCGCTGGCCTTCGGCCTGGCCGAGGCGGCCTCGGGCATCGTGTTCGCGGCCGTCGCGGCGGTGGCCGCCCAGTTGAGCGCCGGCTCCCGGACCGCGCGCGGCTACGCGTTCGCGGTGCTGGCGGTGGCCTACACCCTGCGCGCGGTCGGCGACGCCCGCGCGGCCGACGGTCCCACCTCGCCGCTGGTCTGGCTGTCCCCGCAGGGCTGGTCGTTGCAGGTGCGCCCGTACGCCGGCGATCACTGGTGGGTGCTGTTGCTGCACGTCGCGCTCACGGCGGCGCTGATCGCGGTGGCGTACACGCTGCTGCGGCGGCGCGATCTGGGCGCCGGCCTGATCGCCGAGCGGCTCGGGGCACCCGCGGCGGGCGCCGGGCTGGCCGGTCCGTTCGGGCTGGCCTGGCGGTTGCAGCGCGGCACGCTGCTGGTGTGGGTGATCGCGCTGGCGCTGTACGGCCTGCTCATCGGCGGCGTCGTGCACGGTATCGGCGGCGAGCTGGGCAACAGCAAGGCGGTGAGCGACGTGATCAGCCGGATGGGTGGCGGTCAGGCGCTGGAGAACGCCTTCCTGACCATCGCCTTCACCATGGTCGGGCTGGGCGCCGCCGCGTACTCGATCTCGGCCGCCCTGCGCCTGAACGCGGAGGAGAGCAGCGATCGCGCCGAATCGGTGCTGACCGGTGCGGTGGGCCGGATGCGCTGGGCCGCATCGCATCTGGTGTTCGCCTTCGCCGGACCGGCGCTGGCCCTGCTGATCTCCGGGGTGCTCGCCGGATCGTTGTACGGCGCCGCCGTGGGCGATATCGGCGGCAAACTGCCCGGTGTGGTGGCGGCCGCGCTGGTGCAACTGCCGGCCGTGTGGTTGTTCACCGGGGCCACGGTGCTGCTGTTCGGGGTGGCGCCGCGGTGGGCGCCGGCCGCCTGGGGGGTGTTCACCGCGGGTATCGCGCTGTATCTGCTCGGCTCGATCTCCGGTGTGCCGCAATGGCTTCTGGATCTCGATCCGTACGGCCACCTGCCGAAGCTGCCGTCCGAATCGTTCACCGCGACGCCGGTGGTGGTGCTGATCCTGCTGGCCGCCGCGCTGACGGCGGTGGGGCTGTTCGGTTTCCGCCGCCGCGATCTGAGCTGA